In a single window of the uncultured Dysgonomonas sp. genome:
- a CDS encoding AsmA-like C-terminal region-containing protein: MKKVLTIIGVVLIVIIIAMISIPFLFKDKIKTAVLNAANEQLNAKVDIKDFGLNLFSNFPNATLSLEDASITGVGDFEKDTLVQAKSGSVTIDLMSLFGSNYNISRINLDRASVYAKVLADGRTNYDIMKTDSTATDSETENSTPFNLNLKKITVNDCNIVYQNDSTKMKLVLNKWSGEISGDFSASETTIKTTSEISEISFYMDGIPYLNKVKGNADATINANFDNMKFTFDKSEIRINELKASIDGWFTMQGKNYEDMDFDLKLNAPDTQFKDILSLVPAMYTADFKDVKTSGTATLDAYIKGLWQGENYPAFNVKVGVNNAMFQYPSLPKSVNDINLAVDINSKGGSLDNMIIDISKFSFNLGGNPFSGNLNITTPMSDPNLKAHANGTINLGMIKEVYPLEKGTELNGIITANINLATRMSAIEKEQYENVSATGKLELNNMAYKATDMPEVLINNASLEFTPRYVNLPSLEVKIGKNDISANGRLENFIAYALKDQTLKGQLNIKSNYLNANDFISSETSGTAASDTTSATSEDIIIPKNIDFTLSAVLNQIVYGKMNITNMAGNMTVRNGILTLNNVSANALGGSAKVSGSYNTSDPKTPKVDFDIALSKVSFAETFKSVESIQKFAPIFESLIGTYSMNLKFNTSLGQSIMQTLAGLTGSGALQTSDVKVENVAALTALSSALKTDALKTISPKDLNLPFNIDNGQITTKPFNINIGNGGMMKLEGSTGLDQSINYKGTVTLPKSLANNYINNVPITIGGTFSSPKIGVDTKSLVSDAASSIVSGLLGGKSDGATSALSGDKTAQIEKIRTEADNAAKKLVEEAQKQSDNLVAKAGSNALAKAAAKGAGKKLVDEAEKQAQNLRNKAEEQIKKIEGETAATTE, encoded by the coding sequence ATGAAGAAAGTATTAACCATTATTGGCGTAGTATTGATAGTCATTATAATAGCAATGATATCGATACCTTTTTTGTTTAAGGATAAAATTAAAACCGCGGTACTCAATGCTGCCAACGAACAACTGAATGCCAAAGTAGACATTAAAGACTTCGGTCTCAATTTGTTTTCAAATTTCCCCAATGCCACATTATCTCTCGAAGATGCCAGCATTACAGGTGTCGGTGACTTCGAGAAAGACACATTGGTGCAGGCTAAATCGGGTAGTGTAACAATAGATCTGATGAGCCTGTTCGGAAGCAATTACAATATTTCCAGAATCAATCTGGACAGGGCTTCCGTATATGCGAAAGTGCTGGCCGACGGCCGTACCAATTATGATATAATGAAAACGGATTCTACTGCAACTGACTCCGAAACTGAAAACAGTACTCCGTTTAACCTGAATCTGAAAAAAATTACAGTGAATGACTGCAACATCGTTTATCAGAACGATTCCACAAAAATGAAACTCGTGCTCAATAAATGGAGCGGTGAAATATCCGGTGATTTTTCTGCCAGCGAAACAACGATAAAAACCACCTCCGAAATCAGTGAGATTTCCTTCTATATGGATGGTATCCCTTATCTGAACAAAGTAAAAGGAAATGCGGATGCTACCATTAACGCGAATTTCGATAATATGAAGTTCACATTCGACAAAAGCGAAATCAGGATAAATGAGTTGAAAGCCTCTATCGACGGATGGTTTACAATGCAGGGCAAAAACTATGAGGATATGGACTTCGACCTGAAACTGAATGCTCCCGACACACAATTCAAAGATATACTTTCCCTTGTTCCGGCCATGTACACAGCCGACTTCAAAGATGTGAAAACATCGGGGACAGCAACTCTCGACGCCTATATCAAAGGGCTTTGGCAAGGAGAAAATTACCCTGCTTTTAATGTAAAGGTAGGTGTAAATAATGCCATGTTCCAATATCCGTCATTGCCAAAATCGGTGAACGACATCAATTTAGCAGTGGATATAAACAGTAAAGGCGGTTCGCTAGATAATATGATTATCGACATCAGCAAATTCAGCTTCAACCTGGGAGGAAATCCATTCAGCGGAAACCTGAACATTACCACCCCGATGAGCGACCCTAACCTGAAAGCGCATGCCAATGGTACAATCAATCTGGGGATGATAAAGGAAGTATATCCTCTGGAAAAAGGTACGGAACTGAATGGTATAATCACAGCTAACATCAATCTGGCCACAAGAATGTCTGCTATAGAAAAAGAACAATATGAAAATGTTTCGGCGACCGGTAAACTGGAATTAAATAATATGGCATACAAAGCTACCGATATGCCGGAAGTATTAATCAACAATGCATCCCTCGAATTTACCCCGCGTTATGTAAATCTACCTTCGCTGGAAGTAAAAATCGGCAAGAACGACATCTCGGCAAACGGCCGTCTGGAAAACTTTATCGCTTATGCCTTGAAAGACCAGACACTGAAAGGCCAGTTGAATATAAAATCGAATTATCTGAATGCTAATGATTTCATCAGCAGTGAAACGTCCGGCACAGCCGCATCCGATACCACATCGGCGACGTCGGAAGACATCATTATCCCTAAGAATATAGATTTCACGCTGAGCGCTGTCCTTAACCAGATCGTATATGGTAAAATGAACATTACAAACATGGCGGGCAATATGACTGTCAGGAACGGTATACTGACACTGAACAATGTCAGCGCCAACGCGTTGGGCGGTTCCGCAAAAGTAAGCGGGTCATATAACACGTCCGATCCTAAAACACCAAAGGTAGACTTTGACATCGCATTATCGAAAGTATCATTTGCAGAAACATTCAAATCAGTGGAATCAATCCAGAAATTCGCCCCTATCTTCGAAAGCCTGATAGGTACATATTCCATGAATCTGAAATTCAATACATCACTGGGGCAATCCATCATGCAAACCCTTGCAGGCCTTACCGGTAGCGGCGCATTGCAGACAAGCGATGTAAAGGTAGAGAATGTAGCTGCACTTACAGCTCTTTCATCTGCGCTGAAAACCGACGCATTGAAAACTATATCCCCGAAAGACCTGAATCTGCCGTTCAATATCGATAACGGACAGATCACTACTAAGCCATTCAATATCAATATCGGAAACGGAGGCATGATGAAACTGGAAGGTTCTACCGGACTCGACCAAAGTATCAATTATAAAGGAACCGTAACCCTGCCCAAATCATTGGCTAATAATTATATCAACAATGTGCCTATTACTATCGGCGGTACCTTCTCCAGTCCTAAGATTGGTGTCGATACTAAGTCGCTGGTTTCGGATGCTGCATCCTCGATCGTTAGCGGATTACTTGGCGGAAAAAGTGATGGTGCAACATCTGCTCTATCGGGTGATAAAACTGCACAAATAGAAAAAATAAGGACAGAAGCAGATAATGCGGCTAAAAAGCTTGTTGAAGAAGCACAAAAGCAATCAGACAATCTGGTAGCTAAAGCCGGCAGCAATGCATTGGCAAAAGCAGCAGCGAAAGGTGCCGGTAAGAAACTGGTAGACGAAGCCGAAAAACAGGCTCAAAACCTAAGGAATAAAGCTGAAGAGCAAATCAAAAAGATTGAAGGCGAAACGGCTGCAACTACAGAATAA
- a CDS encoding acyltransferase family protein translates to MKISIHDLSKNQITVLKGLGMIIIVLHNFLHWTNEVGENEFSFDPGRIFRFIDAVINYDPWLIIGGSFSFWGFLGIEIFIFASAYGLTKQFLKKKPASYKSYILPKLIKIYGLIIIGLVCYFMLMYRINLITADRFFEFAISSLLLYNNFSFDTIFAYPSIGPWWYFSFIIQLYLIFPLLYFIIDKYKKRGLYIMFGICCILIYALLPVCNKLNIPLFANFIGHLPEFILAIGFAMYKDWYIDYKTVLPALCIFILSWFSGYFYPLSFVSAAILIIYFCYPIYNCSWKIIQKPLLFVGAISMFMFLINGPLRSYNIRYMYRKEQPEILLLALIHLLITIAISFVVSVFYNNMISPHLNRLIKKVK, encoded by the coding sequence ATGAAAATATCTATCCATGATCTTTCTAAGAACCAGATTACCGTGCTAAAAGGACTTGGTATGATAATCATAGTTCTACACAATTTTCTGCACTGGACAAACGAAGTAGGCGAGAATGAATTCTCTTTCGATCCCGGTCGTATATTCAGGTTTATAGATGCCGTAATTAATTACGATCCGTGGTTAATTATAGGAGGTAGCTTTTCTTTCTGGGGATTTCTGGGTATTGAAATATTCATCTTTGCCAGTGCTTATGGTTTGACTAAGCAATTTCTGAAGAAAAAACCGGCATCATACAAATCCTACATCCTACCGAAGTTGATAAAGATATACGGTCTGATTATAATAGGCCTCGTCTGCTACTTCATGTTGATGTATCGTATAAATCTGATAACAGCAGACCGTTTTTTTGAGTTCGCCATATCATCTTTGTTACTATACAATAACTTTTCTTTCGATACTATTTTTGCATACCCGTCTATCGGACCATGGTGGTATTTCAGTTTTATTATTCAATTGTATCTGATCTTTCCCCTACTCTACTTCATTATAGATAAATATAAAAAAAGGGGATTATATATTATGTTTGGTATCTGTTGTATTCTGATATATGCTCTGCTACCTGTTTGCAATAAATTAAATATACCTCTCTTTGCCAATTTCATAGGGCATTTACCCGAATTTATTCTTGCTATCGGTTTTGCCATGTATAAAGACTGGTACATCGATTATAAAACAGTACTACCTGCTCTCTGTATATTTATACTCTCATGGTTTTCTGGATACTTTTACCCTCTAAGTTTTGTATCGGCAGCCATTCTGATAATCTATTTTTGCTATCCTATATATAATTGCTCCTGGAAAATTATACAGAAGCCGCTCTTATTTGTTGGAGCCATCAGTATGTTTATGTTCCTTATCAACGGACCCCTGCGCTCCTATAACATCCGATATATGTACAGAAAGGAACAGCCTGAAATATTATTACTGGCGCTTATCCATTTGTTGATAACAATAGCTATATCATTTGTTGTCAGTGTATTTTATAACAATATGATTTCGCCCCATCTGAATAGATTAATAAAGAAGGTGAAATGA
- a CDS encoding helicase HerA-like domain-containing protein: MFDNEKRAFIAISQDAEVCLVSKMANRHGLITGATGTGKTVTLQTLAETFSKMGVPVFAADVKGDLSGVAAIGGNKDSVVQRVESYHLADKGFKFQAFPVQFWDVFGEQGTPIRATVADMGPLLLSRLLSLNDTQSAVLTIIFKIAKDESLEIIDLKDLQKLLQYVGDNSNKYTTAYGNISTASIGAIQRGLITLEHDGADQFFGEPNLNIDDLIQTEGEKGVINILASDKLMNSPRVYTTFLMWLMTKLFEVMPEVGDPDKPKMVFFFDEAHLLFTDAPKALLEKIEQVVRLIRSKGIGIYFISQTPADIPDSVLGQLGNRVQHALRAYTPKDQKAVKVAAQTFRANPEFDTESAISELGTGEALVSFLDEKGRPNQVERAYILPPEGQIGPLDADIRKKMIAGSLLYRHYAQVQDRQSAYEILTERLQGTLSEKEQAAQEKADAKAQKEQEKIQKEQAKIERQEAVQKKKFWGAIATTVVVPLAKQVINAFFKSSKKR; encoded by the coding sequence ATGTTCGACAACGAAAAAAGGGCTTTTATCGCCATATCACAAGATGCGGAGGTTTGTCTGGTTTCTAAAATGGCAAACCGTCATGGGCTTATTACCGGAGCCACCGGAACAGGGAAAACCGTTACCCTGCAAACATTGGCGGAAACATTCAGCAAAATGGGTGTACCTGTTTTTGCTGCCGATGTAAAAGGTGACCTGTCGGGTGTAGCCGCCATTGGAGGAAACAAGGATAGCGTAGTACAGCGTGTAGAGTCGTACCATCTGGCTGACAAAGGATTTAAATTTCAGGCATTTCCCGTACAGTTCTGGGATGTATTCGGTGAACAGGGAACTCCTATCAGAGCTACAGTTGCCGATATGGGACCATTGCTGCTTAGCCGCTTGCTTTCGCTGAACGACACTCAATCTGCCGTTCTGACTATTATATTCAAGATAGCAAAGGACGAATCTCTGGAAATAATCGATCTCAAAGATTTGCAGAAACTACTCCAATATGTAGGCGATAATTCCAATAAATATACAACTGCATACGGAAATATATCGACAGCCAGTATCGGAGCTATACAGCGTGGATTGATTACACTAGAGCATGACGGAGCAGATCAGTTTTTCGGTGAGCCTAACCTGAATATCGACGATCTGATACAAACAGAGGGAGAAAAAGGTGTAATCAATATCCTTGCGTCAGACAAGCTGATGAATTCTCCGAGGGTGTATACAACCTTCCTGATGTGGCTGATGACAAAGCTGTTTGAAGTAATGCCTGAAGTAGGAGACCCTGATAAACCAAAAATGGTTTTCTTCTTTGATGAAGCCCATTTACTATTCACTGATGCGCCAAAAGCGCTATTGGAAAAGATAGAACAGGTGGTACGGCTTATTCGCTCGAAAGGGATAGGTATATATTTCATTTCCCAAACGCCTGCCGATATACCCGATTCGGTTTTGGGACAATTAGGTAACCGTGTACAGCATGCACTCAGGGCATATACGCCGAAAGACCAGAAAGCCGTAAAGGTAGCAGCACAGACTTTCCGCGCCAATCCGGAATTCGATACGGAAAGCGCTATCTCCGAACTGGGAACGGGAGAAGCATTAGTCTCTTTCCTCGATGAAAAGGGACGGCCAAATCAGGTGGAAAGAGCCTATATATTGCCTCCCGAAGGGCAGATAGGACCGCTCGATGCCGATATCAGGAAGAAGATGATAGCCGGTTCATTGCTTTACAGGCATTATGCACAGGTACAGGACAGGCAATCGGCTTATGAAATCCTTACCGAACGTCTGCAAGGCACATTGAGCGAAAAGGAACAGGCAGCACAAGAAAAAGCCGATGCCAAAGCTCAAAAAGAACAGGAAAAAATACAGAAAGAACAAGCAAAAATAGAACGTCAGGAAGCAGTGCAAAAAAAGAAATTCTGGGGAGCAATAGCAACTACGGTTGTAGTTCCATTGGCAAAGCAGGTTATTAATGCTTTCTTCAAAAGTTCAAAGAAAAGATAA
- a CDS encoding class I SAM-dependent methyltransferase, with translation MQLLQPQHWIDYELIDSGEYEKLERFGKYIIRRPEPQAVWRKSLPEKEWENMPDAIFKREKGKTSQDGNDKGVWTQKKGMPDQWFINYKYKEMNLKFRLGLTSFKHVGIFPEQAENWNFIYDTIKEIKAEEPKILNLFAYTGGASIAAKSAGADVTHVDSVRQVITWSRENMEASGLDNIRWIVEDALKFCRREVKREKKYNGIILDPPAYGRGPDGEKWILEENIAELMELCRELLSDKNSFLILNLYSMGFSAVIAENLIKDYFPDVKDCQFGELIVPEKSGKNLPLSVYARFKK, from the coding sequence ATGCAATTATTACAACCTCAGCACTGGATCGATTACGAGCTGATCGACTCGGGAGAATATGAAAAGTTGGAGAGATTCGGCAAATATATTATACGCCGCCCCGAGCCGCAAGCCGTATGGCGCAAATCATTACCGGAAAAAGAATGGGAAAATATGCCGGATGCCATATTCAAAAGGGAGAAAGGAAAAACTTCTCAGGATGGTAACGATAAGGGTGTATGGACTCAAAAAAAAGGAATGCCTGATCAGTGGTTTATCAATTATAAGTATAAGGAAATGAACCTTAAGTTTCGTTTGGGACTGACCTCATTCAAGCATGTCGGCATATTTCCCGAACAGGCCGAAAACTGGAATTTCATTTACGATACGATCAAAGAAATAAAAGCAGAGGAGCCTAAAATCCTCAATCTCTTCGCATACACGGGCGGAGCCTCTATCGCCGCTAAAAGTGCAGGAGCAGATGTTACACATGTAGATTCGGTGCGTCAGGTGATTACATGGTCGCGTGAGAATATGGAAGCATCGGGACTGGACAATATCCGCTGGATAGTGGAAGATGCTCTGAAATTCTGCCGCAGGGAAGTAAAGCGCGAAAAGAAATATAACGGTATAATACTTGATCCTCCGGCATATGGTCGCGGGCCTGACGGTGAAAAATGGATACTGGAAGAAAATATCGCTGAACTAATGGAGCTATGCCGTGAACTATTGTCCGATAAAAATTCATTTCTTATTCTCAATCTCTATTCTATGGGATTCTCGGCCGTTATTGCTGAAAATCTGATAAAGGATTATTTTCCGGATGTAAAAGATTGCCAGTTCGGAGAACTTATTGTGCCGGAAAAATCGGGTAAAAACCTTCCACTTAGTGTATATGCCCGATTTAAGAAGTAA
- a CDS encoding M13 family metallopeptidase gives MRTIYYLPIAVLAFASVSCKDKTNTQTNVEVKNFDIANLDTTAIPGNDFYQYATGGWAKANPMKDEYARYGSFDQLAEENQKQVKGLIEDLGKTEHKQGSVEQKIGDLFAIGMDSAKLNADGAKPIQQQLDAINKAASTADIIKLSGELRKYASSPFLSLYVGADDKNSAMNIVQLYQGGLGLGEREYYVATDSTSVAIRKGYSDLIKTQFINAGYAEADAAKAANAVLKIETALAQDHFKKEDTRKPELNYHKMKVEELNKSVADFDWKAFFDAADAKDFTEINVAQVKPVATAVKLIQTLPLEESKAYLSWCVIDAAASYLSDNFVNANFDFYGKQLSGRKALQPRWKRTVSTVDGALSEAVGQMYVAKYFPAEAKERMVKLVKNLQVTLGERINNLTWMSPETKEKAQEKLNAFNVKIGYPDKWKDYTSLEIRKDESYWANMLRAEQFSYNEMIKKINKPVDKEEWHMPPQMVNAYYNPTTNEICFPAGILQPPFFYLGADDAVNYGAIGVVIGHEMSHGFDDQGSQYDKVGNLANWWTADDSKKFTERAQVLVQHFNKIEVLPGVFANGEFTLGENIGDFGGLQISYNAFEKTDEAKAGNKIDGFTPAQRFFLSYSGVWAGNIRDEEVLRRTKMDPHSLGKWRVNGTLPHINAWYDAFGITEKDSLFIPKEKRADIW, from the coding sequence ATGAGAACAATCTACTATTTACCAATTGCTGTTCTCGCCTTTGCTTCCGTCAGTTGCAAAGACAAGACAAATACTCAGACGAACGTGGAAGTGAAAAACTTTGACATTGCCAATCTGGATACTACAGCTATCCCCGGCAACGATTTTTATCAGTATGCTACAGGCGGGTGGGCAAAAGCCAATCCGATGAAAGATGAATATGCCCGTTACGGCTCTTTCGACCAACTGGCAGAAGAGAACCAGAAACAAGTAAAAGGTCTGATTGAAGACCTGGGAAAGACAGAACATAAACAAGGTTCTGTAGAGCAAAAGATCGGGGACTTGTTCGCTATCGGGATGGATAGTGCAAAACTCAATGCCGATGGGGCAAAACCGATCCAACAGCAGCTTGATGCGATTAACAAAGCAGCCAGCACAGCGGATATCATTAAGTTATCCGGGGAATTGAGAAAATATGCAAGTTCTCCTTTCCTATCCCTTTATGTTGGTGCTGACGATAAGAACAGTGCGATGAATATCGTTCAGCTATATCAGGGTGGACTTGGACTTGGCGAACGTGAATATTATGTTGCTACCGATTCTACTTCTGTTGCTATCCGTAAAGGATATAGCGATCTGATCAAGACACAGTTTATAAATGCAGGCTATGCAGAAGCCGATGCAGCAAAAGCTGCCAATGCAGTCCTGAAAATAGAAACAGCCTTGGCTCAGGATCACTTCAAGAAAGAAGATACCAGAAAGCCTGAACTGAACTATCATAAGATGAAAGTTGAGGAACTGAACAAATCCGTAGCCGACTTCGACTGGAAAGCATTCTTCGACGCTGCCGACGCGAAAGACTTTACTGAGATCAATGTGGCTCAGGTAAAACCGGTTGCTACAGCCGTAAAACTTATTCAGACACTTCCTCTTGAAGAATCGAAAGCATATCTTTCTTGGTGTGTGATCGATGCTGCGGCTTCGTATCTGAGCGATAACTTTGTTAATGCCAATTTTGACTTCTATGGTAAGCAACTAAGCGGCCGCAAGGCATTACAACCTCGTTGGAAACGTACGGTAAGTACTGTCGACGGTGCATTGAGCGAAGCTGTAGGACAGATGTATGTGGCGAAGTATTTCCCTGCCGAAGCCAAAGAGAGAATGGTGAAACTGGTGAAAAACCTGCAAGTGACTTTGGGTGAGCGTATCAACAACCTGACATGGATGAGTCCCGAAACCAAGGAGAAAGCTCAGGAAAAACTGAATGCCTTCAATGTGAAGATCGGCTATCCTGACAAATGGAAGGATTATACATCCCTCGAAATCAGGAAAGACGAAAGCTATTGGGCCAATATGCTCAGGGCTGAACAGTTTTCTTATAACGAGATGATTAAGAAGATCAACAAGCCTGTGGATAAGGAAGAATGGCATATGCCGCCGCAAATGGTCAATGCATACTATAATCCTACAACTAACGAAATCTGTTTCCCTGCGGGTATCCTGCAACCACCGTTCTTCTATCTGGGTGCTGATGATGCGGTAAACTACGGGGCAATCGGTGTTGTTATCGGTCACGAGATGTCCCATGGCTTCGACGATCAGGGTAGCCAGTACGATAAAGTCGGTAATCTCGCTAACTGGTGGACTGCAGACGACTCCAAGAAGTTTACTGAAAGAGCACAAGTGCTTGTTCAGCATTTCAATAAGATAGAAGTTCTACCGGGTGTATTTGCCAATGGAGAATTTACTCTGGGTGAAAATATCGGTGACTTCGGTGGCTTGCAAATATCCTACAATGCATTTGAAAAGACAGATGAAGCTAAAGCAGGTAATAAGATTGACGGCTTTACTCCGGCTCAGCGATTCTTCTTGTCCTATTCGGGTGTGTGGGCCGGTAATATCCGTGACGAGGAAGTTCTCCGCCGCACCAAAATGGATCCTCACTCATTAGGGAAATGGCGTGTAAACGGTACTCTTCCTCATATCAATGCATGGTATGATGCATTCGGTATCACAGAGAAAGATTCGTTGTTTATACCAAAAGAAAAACGTGCGGATATCTGGTAA
- a CDS encoding VWA domain-containing protein, with the protein MKTSAIGLIILSGIFMFSCNTKTKTEAPNDQYAVMESHPEQFTESTTPPPPPMAVQQKFVPPTISKDEAGSNDYMLSQNEIQESQMQISVADVKGSHDKQAVDIAELREHKVIVAEAPVAKPFIMAESPRYDRQRNEEYSQFAENKFKMAREEPLSTFSVDVDAASYSNMRRFINRGELPYKDAVRIEELINYFSYDYAEPTGDDPVRIATEVGSCPWNSQNRLVKVGLKAKSLASDNLPASNFVFLIDVSGSMNGPTRLDLVKSSLKLLVNNLRKKDRVAIVVYASSTGEVLPSTSGENKQKIKEALNNLSAGGSTAGGAGIQLAYKIAKQNFIKGGNNRIILCTDGDFNVGVSSNEGLKALIENERKTGVFLSILGYGMGNYKDSKMQTLAQAGNGNHAYIDNLQEANKVLVNEFGATMYTVAKDVKLQIEFNPNRVQAYRLVGYETRMLNKEDFNDDTKDAGEMGAGHTVTAFYEVVPVGVKMNMQGNVDPLKYQTEAKNPIQKRLGESMHPDLLTVKLRYKQPSGSTSKKIEVPLIDSNTNEVSDDFRFAAAVAMFGQVMKGSEYKGEGTFDKAIELAQSGYGKDSQGYRREFVRLMETAKGLTRN; encoded by the coding sequence ATGAAAACATCAGCAATCGGATTGATTATCTTATCAGGTATATTTATGTTCTCGTGTAATACGAAGACTAAAACGGAAGCTCCAAATGACCAATACGCTGTAATGGAATCTCACCCCGAACAGTTTACGGAATCAACAACACCACCTCCACCACCAATGGCAGTCCAACAAAAGTTTGTCCCTCCCACGATAAGTAAGGATGAGGCGGGAAGTAATGATTATATGCTTAGCCAAAACGAAATTCAGGAATCTCAAATGCAAATTTCAGTAGCCGATGTAAAAGGCTCTCATGATAAGCAGGCTGTTGATATTGCCGAACTAAGGGAACACAAAGTTATCGTTGCAGAGGCTCCGGTTGCAAAACCCTTTATCATGGCTGAATCACCTCGCTACGACAGACAGCGCAACGAAGAATACAGCCAGTTTGCAGAAAATAAGTTTAAGATGGCAAGGGAAGAACCGCTCTCTACCTTCTCGGTAGATGTAGATGCTGCATCGTACAGTAATATGCGGCGGTTTATAAACAGGGGAGAATTGCCTTATAAAGATGCAGTACGCATCGAGGAACTTATCAACTATTTTAGCTACGATTATGCTGAACCTACCGGAGATGATCCTGTAAGAATTGCAACAGAAGTGGGCTCTTGTCCGTGGAATTCTCAAAACCGATTGGTAAAGGTGGGGCTGAAAGCTAAGAGTCTGGCTTCGGATAATCTACCTGCATCCAACTTTGTATTCTTGATAGATGTTTCTGGCTCTATGAATGGCCCTACCCGCCTCGACCTGGTGAAATCGTCCCTGAAGCTGTTGGTGAATAACCTCCGGAAGAAAGACCGTGTAGCTATTGTTGTCTACGCAAGTTCTACGGGCGAAGTACTGCCATCCACATCGGGAGAGAATAAGCAAAAGATAAAAGAAGCGCTTAATAACCTTTCGGCAGGAGGCTCTACCGCCGGAGGCGCAGGTATTCAGCTTGCATATAAAATAGCAAAGCAGAATTTTATAAAAGGAGGGAACAATCGCATTATCCTTTGTACCGACGGCGACTTCAATGTAGGTGTATCCAGTAACGAAGGATTGAAAGCCTTGATAGAGAACGAACGAAAAACGGGTGTATTCCTTTCTATCCTCGGTTATGGCATGGGTAACTATAAAGACAGCAAAATGCAGACACTGGCACAGGCCGGGAATGGGAATCACGCTTATATTGACAATCTACAGGAAGCTAACAAAGTATTGGTAAATGAGTTCGGGGCAACAATGTACACTGTAGCCAAAGACGTAAAACTACAAATCGAATTCAACCCGAACAGAGTGCAGGCATACCGTCTTGTTGGCTATGAAACCCGGATGCTGAACAAAGAGGATTTCAACGATGACACAAAGGATGCAGGAGAAATGGGTGCGGGACATACCGTAACGGCTTTCTACGAAGTGGTACCGGTAGGTGTAAAAATGAATATGCAGGGAAACGTAGACCCGTTGAAATATCAAACCGAAGCGAAAAATCCGATACAGAAACGGCTTGGAGAAAGTATGCATCCCGATTTGCTGACTGTAAAACTGAGATACAAACAACCGAGCGGCAGTACCAGTAAGAAGATTGAGGTACCGCTAATAGATAGTAATACAAATGAAGTATCGGATGATTTCCGTTTTGCGGCGGCTGTTGCGATGTTCGGGCAGGTAATGAAAGGCTCGGAATATAAAGGAGAAGGAACATTTGACAAAGCCATTGAATTAGCACAATCTGGCTATGGAAAGGATTCGCAAGGGTATAGGCGGGAATTTGTGCGGCTGATGGAAACTGCAAAAGGCTTAACTAGAAATTAA
- a CDS encoding GDSL-type esterase/lipase family protein, with protein MRTILLTSLLLLSFHAMGQEIKENILDNQIYIDRMAVFKANPLKEGQIVFLGNSLTQAGKWEEYFPGMNIANRGIAGDNVFGMLGRLREIIDAKPMKLFLMAGINDISLGRPNEKIMVGIKSLIYQVKSGSPDTQMFMQSVLPMNKDVCIYERMKGKEKQIEDLNKEIRRFCKEESIPFIDLYPFFLAKKRLLNAGYTGDGLHLNDAGYAVWKEQLESYIY; from the coding sequence ATGAGAACCATATTACTGACATCCTTGTTATTACTTTCGTTCCACGCTATGGGACAGGAAATAAAAGAGAATATTTTGGATAATCAGATTTATATCGACCGGATGGCTGTGTTTAAGGCGAATCCCCTGAAAGAAGGACAGATTGTTTTTCTTGGTAATAGCCTTACCCAAGCTGGGAAATGGGAAGAATACTTTCCCGGAATGAATATTGCAAACCGGGGTATCGCAGGGGATAATGTATTCGGTATGCTAGGCCGCCTGCGCGAGATAATCGATGCCAAACCCATGAAACTCTTTCTAATGGCGGGTATCAATGATATTTCGTTAGGCCGCCCAAATGAAAAGATAATGGTTGGCATCAAATCCCTCATTTATCAGGTAAAAAGCGGAAGTCCCGATACACAGATGTTTATGCAGAGTGTGCTGCCGATGAATAAGGATGTGTGCATATATGAACGGATGAAGGGAAAGGAAAAACAAATCGAAGACCTGAATAAAGAGATACGCAGGTTTTGCAAAGAGGAATCCATTCCATTTATAGACCTGTACCCCTTTTTCCTTGCAAAGAAACGATTGCTGAATGCCGGATATACGGGCGACGGGCTTCATCTGAATGATGCAGGCTATGCCGTTTGGAAAGAACAATTAGAATCATATATCTATTAA